In Chionomys nivalis chromosome 21, mChiNiv1.1, whole genome shotgun sequence, the genomic window CGAAGTGGATAGGTATAGGGGAGGCCTGCACAGGCAGGCAGTTTAACGGAAGATGTGTTTGCTGGGGCATCTTGACCTCAGGTTCCTAGAATAGTGTTGGGCAATTTTCCACgggattctccatcaaggagatcacATCTCTAGTTAAACCTAACATGGTCTCAGCAAGAACATGGATGAAGGGACTTCTGCACTGTCTTGCCCTGTCATAATGCAAAAAGCAGCACAGTGCTGGGGAAAGGGTCTGTAGGTTCTGTGTGACTGTCCTCACACCCACTCAGACTTTTTGGGTCTTAGGTGGGGGGCGCTGCCCGATGTGGCCAGCCGACCAGGAGCTAGAGGCTGGCTTGCTGAACAGTGCCGAACCAGGTGGCTCTGGGAGGCCAAGGGGAGCTCACTTGACCGGGTGTTTTTGCCCCCTAGATCCGAAGAAGTCTCTCTGTGGGATCTAAACTCATGCtctgtgtgagccaccaccaaccTGTCGTCAGCTGAGGAAGTGGCCTCACCATAGTCTTGGTCTGAATGCTCCACCCATCCTGACACAATGACCTGACCAACGCGACTGTCGGCTGCCTGCCCTGCTGTGCACATGCTAAGGAACTCAGGCGCACCCTGCTCCTCCTGGCCGCCTTCGTGGTTTACCTGACCCTGGCTTTGACAACCCTGAGAGTCCTGTAAGAGACAAGGGGGGAGTGTGGGGACTCCGCAGACTGGTCTGGCTTCGCCCTTCACCCCTTGAGTGGTCCCTCGTGACCTCCGCAAGCTGCAAAGCAGGTCCGCCAGACTAAGCAGGAAGGATAGCGCGCTCATAGCCCACACGAACAGCATCAGGAGAGACTTCTCCGTGGGCCGCGACACGTAGCAGTCCACAGTCCCTGAGCAGGGCACACGCGAGCAAGAAATTCGGTTGGGCACAGAGAAGCCGAAGAGCAAGTAGTGCAGGGAAGCCAGTCCCGCCTCCAGCAGCGTGCGCAGCAGCAGATGCACCAGGTAGGCGGTGGACAGGTTGGGCACCCGGGGCCTGCAGGCTCCCTCCGCAACCAGCTTCGCACCGCGGTGCAGGGCGTAGGCGCCAAAAACTGCCGAAGGCAGGAGCAGCGCCAGGCTCTGCACTAGCCAGAACCGCAGCGGCGACACTGGGGAGAAGAAGTCGTAGCAAACGTTGGCACATCCTGGCTGCAAGGTGTTACAAACAAACCTCTCCTGTTCGTCCTGGTAGATAGGGGACCCTGCCAAGACCACCACCAGCATCCTCAGCAGAACCGCCACGACCAGCCAGAGCATGCCTAGGCAAGAGCAAGTGTCCAAGGATCAGTGTCCAAGGTACAGAAGGCTGCCTCCACACAGTAGCTTAACTACTACACCCTGGGAAGACAGTAACACAGAGAGAACAATAGGGTCAACTATTTACACACGctcgcacgcgcgcacacacaactatttacacacatgcacgcatacacacactggTGGTAGCAAGGATCAAAATCAGAACCCTGTCGCTTGCTATGCTAGGAAAGTTCTCTGCCGTTGAATCCCTCCACCACCCCTTGAGGGTGATTACTTCCTAAACCTTTGCTGTGCTGGGTACAGCCCTGAATGATTTGTAAAATGTTTCCAGTGAGCAGATCTGAAACAGCAACATGGCCTGGGCTGTAAGATCCAGAGAGCATTTTGACTGAGCAAATCTATATGGTTCGATCTCACCCTTCTCAGGGATTAATCTTTTTAAAGGACAGCATATTCCCCCATTGTGCTGAGCAAATAGAAAGTGGTAATTCGAGTGTCTCCCTTATTTATGATATCAGCCTATACGGTCCCTATCATCATAGGGCCTGTAGCTATCGTGACTTTGGGTTCttgaaaatgaatttctttaaGAATGTTGCCTTTTCTAGTCTTTCCAGATTCCTTTCCTCTTAATCCAGTCACTATTAATGACACTAACAAAAACTgtgaataaacagaagaaaagagaaataactaTCATTTATAAAGGCAGTCAAGCCCAGAGAGAAGCATCATGAGGCGATGAAGTTATGGGCTTAACCTTTCAATACCAGGATTACGTATTCTAATTATACAAAATAAGTGTGAAAGAAAAACCTATCAACTTCACATTAGGAAATCTTAACCTTTTCTCCATCCCTTTTTCAGATCCCATGCCTCTCTGAAACTGACTTGTTCAGATCGGTCTCAGGtatctttattattcttttgttAAAAGAATAGTTAGGGCTATATATGGTTATGCAAGACTGCAACCCGGCACTTGGAAAGCTCTGGTAggagttcatggccagtctgagctataaagaaaactgggaagagagaatgaatataTCACAAGGGGcaggggacatagctcagtgttTGAGCACCTTGCCTTAGTGTATCAGCACTCATGgatgaggccctgagttctaaCCCCAAGACTACAAACAACTAAATTAAACTTGGGATATGTGTTAGAGTGCTAAGAGAAATtagtaatatttataatataatttccaaaataaaacctcaaaagGTAGATGGGGAGGCACAACAGAAGCATTACTTTCTCATTTATTATACCTGATTCTGCCTTCAAATTCAGAACTCAAATCCTGAGAGAGCAGATCTTTCCTGAGACTGATGCTGACCCCACACATCCTCCTCCAGTGTTGATGGGAGCAAGGTATGACCCTGTGAAGTTAGCTAGAATTCCCATGCCAACAGTGATATGCTGACCTTCCCTGGGAGTGGGCCAGACAAACTGAAAATTGAAATCAACTTTTTTAAAGGGACTCAATTTGATTAAGACAACAAAACCAGAACaagatttagggttttttttcccctccaagaCTCACCCACAATGGTCATGTTGCAGTTTAAGGTGATAATGAGGAACCCCAACAAGTCCAAGTTCTCCATGGTTGCTGAAAGAGGCCTGCGTATTCcaagaatgtttaaagaaaaatcaatggtttttttttctacatcAGACTTTCAGGTGATGACCAAGTTGTGGAAAAAAGATGTGCTCCCAGGCCTGGGCGGTCaggtctcctgtctccacactgAGATGCTTGGCCCGAAGCTGCTTGCCAATGAGACACTCCTGACAACTGTGGGGCCCAGAAGCAGGAGTCATCTCTCTGTGTGGCTATTCTTACCCTCACAGGACATTCCAGTCTTGTAGCTGTGCTTGGATGTCTCCATCAGAAAAGCCAGGCACTTTAGGATATAATAGAAGCTACTACTTTTAGCCCAAGAAAGAAAACTTCTGTTAATTAGCCAATGAACTTTTTCTATTACTGGagttgggaaaatggctcagttggtaaaatgtttcctgcacaagtatgaggacctgagctcgaaccccagcacccacataaaatgccaagcatgatggtgcatgcttttaatctaaGCGTTGAGGAGGCAGACACGTGCAGTTACTGGAGCTCACTGGTTGGCAAGCCTCACTTAATTGGTGAGCCCCAGGTCTTaatgagaaatgctgtctcaaaagtcAAGATGAGCAGCACCTGAGGCTGACATCCAAGGTTGATGTCTGTGATAGTTTGGGTGGTAATAGCCCCCCAAAGTTCCTGTGATTTATATATTTGgaccctagttggtggaactgtttgggaaggattaggaggtgtggtcttgttggagcaggtgtctCAATGCAGGTAGGCTTTGGGGCTTCAAAAGCCTTTGCCATTTCCCATTAGttttccatctctgctttctgCCTGTGAATCAGAACGTAAGCTCTCAGCTATGGTTCCAGcagcatgcctgcctgcctgcctgctgccctgcttCTTGACATGATGGTCATAGATTCTAGTTCTCTGGAACTGTGGGCCCCCAggcaaatactttcttttataagtttccttggtcatggtgtttcatcatgacAATAGGAAAGACAATGGCAGAcatccatgtgcatgcacatatgtgcacacatttgtATGTACATGGCAtctatgcacacatgaacacacaaagcCATTTCCTCCTTCAAAACATGTCCACAGCCAGTTGTGAAGGAAGTCCTAAAATGATCATTTTGCCCTTTCTACAGTATAACCAGCACCAGCTCCTAATGGTTAACACTCTGGACTCTGAATTCAGCCATCCGAGTTCCTACCTTGGTGAAACCTGTTctctgaggaagagacctggtcagtcactCTCATCAACTCAGACTATGAAACCCAATACAAATGGGTtgtccatgcatgcttcagcattgccaggggcATGTTATACTTCATGAAGTAtaaccactaccaccaccaccacagcctacAAGGATCTTGGCCTTATTGCTAATTCCTGCACCACTGAGGTAAGCACAGATCCGCACCTCAGTGTGGGTGTCAGGTCTAGACTATGACTTGGGCCATCTTCATCAGCAAAACCCCAAAAGTCCCCTACCTGTCAGTGAAGTCATTGTATCTCTCCCCACAGTCTCATCTCTGCAATGAGAAGACTCAGTttagggttttgatcctactgcatgtactgactttatgggagcctagcctgattggatgctcaccttcctagacatggatggaggggggaggaccttggacttcccacagggcagggaaccctgactgctcttcggactggatagggagggggaggagagagggcgtaggggaagggaaatgggagtcggggaggaggcggaaatttttaataaaataaataaataaataaataaataagagaagacTCAGTTTATATATATAGTCCCACAGTGCAAGTATCAAGTAAACAAGAATGTCTTTTTTGTCTATGTAAGCTGCTCTTGATGGTGTTCTTAAAATAGAAAAACCCAAAAAGTTTATTATTGAGATTTTCTGTGGGACAGAACTGAGGTTCCAGTTTCCCAGAAAGCAAAAATGACTCTAGctgtggagagaaaaaaagacaatgagGACAGAAGTGGACttgaagagaaaaaagtaaaagggaCAAGGGTGGATGAGAGGCAGGCTAGCTGCTTAGAAGGCAGTGCAGAAGGAGAAACATGGTTGAGAAGCAGCCTAAAGGCCTTCTGTCAAGACCTCGTGATGCTTGACGGTTTGAcaattagcttaggcttgtcccactaactTGTATAATTTAAATCAACTAGCCTCTATTAATCTGAATTCCACcatgtggctcagttacctctGCTCTGTTCTGTATGTCAAACTTCTTCAGAGTCTCCTGGCATCTTCCTGGCATAATCTacatgcctagattcctcctcttcctctctctctccagaaatcccacctctctctcttgtctaactattggccattcagctctttattaaactaatcacaatgacacatcttcacacagtatacaaattTCCCACAACAAGCAGTAGTTAAAAAtctcccaaattaaaaaaaaaaaaagccctgtgcTAGATGGATGTAGAGTAGAATTCTATTACATGTTCTAAGAAGTAATAGCAATActactcaaattattccataaaatagaaaagaaagcaacTCTTCCAAAATTCTTTCTGTGGCACTAGTATTATCTTGATACTGATAAAGAcccaataaaatatattataggcCACTCTCTGctgaacacaaatacagaaactctttttttattttattttatttttttattttattttcgagacagggtttctctgtagcttttggttcctgtcctggaactagctcttgtagaccaggctggcctcgaactcacagagatccacctgcctatgcctcccgagtgctgggattaaaggcacgcgccaccactgcccagccagaaaCTCTTAATAAAACATGTGTAAGCTGAATTCAAGAGCACATCAAGAAGATTGTTTACCATGTTCAAATTGGTTTAATCTCAGAGATACAGAAATGTTCAACACAACTTATGTAGATCAATAAATATAATCTACCACATCAATAGACTCAATCACAGATGATGATCTTAGTAAATGCAGAAAAAGCTTTTGTCAAAATCCAGCAtccttttataataaaattcCAGGAGACTTTCGGGATATGGGAGATAAAATTCatcacaataaatatatatatatcctacacCCAGCATCATATCAAATGGAGAAAAATTGGAAGACTTTTCattaatatgaagaaaaagacaGCATGCCAACTCTCTCCATTCCTGCTCAGTAAAGTACAAGAAATCTTATCCAGAACAGTAAAACACATGAAGGAAACACAAGGCTACAAATGGAAAAGGGAGAAGTCAAGGTATTgttatttgcaggtgatatgattctatatataaaataccttaaaagttccccccaaaaaaactccTACAACTAATAAACACATTGTGTAAAGTAGtagaaaattaacacaaaaatcagtaaccaGATTATTTACCAACAACCACCAAATCAAAAAATAATCTGGGAAAACATCTCATTTACAATAGTTTCAAAAATCTTGGAGTAAATTTAACTAAGGAAGTCAAATACTTGTATAATATTTAAGACACTAAGAGAGAACTTGAAAAGGATATCCAaagatggaaagacctcccatgctcatggattggtaggcgTAATACTGTGAAAATTGCCATCCAACCAAAACCAATCTACATATTCAACACaatttccatcaaaattccaatgcaaCTCTTAAcagaattgaaaaaaatcttaaattgtATACAGAAGTGCACACGCACGAGTTTGCAtgctctctccccctctctctccctctctctctctctctctctctctctctctccctctccctctctctctctctctctctctctctctctctctctctctcacacacacacacacacacacacacacacactagtcaaagcaatcctgaacaatgaaagaacttctggaggcatcactagccctgatttcaagctgtactGCAGAGCTGTAGCAATGAAAACAGCATATCGCCATATAAGCAGGCACTTGATCCATGGAATCTAATCGAGGACCCAGATATAAACACATGCTCCGACAGACAACTGGTCTGACAAAGAGGCCAAAGgtacacactggaaaaaatacagcagcatctttaacaaatggtgctggccatGTAGCTATATATAGAAGGATAAAATTAGATTCTTATGTCTCAAACCTGAACAGCTCAACATCAGTTGGCT contains:
- the Gjd4 gene encoding gap junction delta-4 protein, whose protein sequence is MENLDLLGFLIITLNCNMTIVGMLWLVVAVLLRMLVVVLAGSPIYQDEQERFVCNTLQPGCANVCYDFFSPVSPLRFWLVQSLALLLPSAVFGAYALHRGAKLVAEGACRPRVPNLSTAYLVHLLLRTLLEAGLASLHYLLFGFSVPNRISCSRVPCSGTVDCYVSRPTEKSLLMLFVWAMSALSFLLSLADLLCSLRRSRGTTQGVKGEARPVCGVPTLPPCLLQDSQGCQSQGQVNHEGGQEEQGAPEFLSMCTAGQAADSRVGQVIVSGWVEHSDQDYGEATSSADDRLVVAHTEHEFRSHRETSSDLGGKNTRSSELPLASQSHLVRHCSASQPLAPGRLATSGSAPHLRPKKSEWV